A portion of the Granulosicoccus antarcticus IMCC3135 genome contains these proteins:
- a CDS encoding phosphopantetheine-binding protein, translating to MNTSTDLTLELKRVIIETLELEDITPEDINADEPLFGEGLGLDSIDALELGLMLQKRYGIKLNAESDDTHRHFSSLNALRALVESQREK from the coding sequence ATGAACACATCGACCGACCTGACGCTTGAGCTAAAGCGCGTCATCATCGAGACATTGGAACTCGAAGATATTACGCCAGAAGATATCAATGCGGATGAGCCCCTTTTCGGAGAAGGACTCGGCCTGGACTCCATTGACGCTCTAGAATTGGGTCTGATGCTGCAGAAACGCTACGGCATTAAACTGAACGCCGAGTCGGATGATACCCATCGTCATTTTTCCAGCCTGAACGCATTGCGAGCGCTGGTGGAGTCACAGCGTGAAAAATAG
- a CDS encoding acyl carrier protein, with product MKNSNSTPETENGMDTKVFDHIRDTLNSMFDIDKNKITPEARLYEDLDIDSIDAVDLVVELKSFTGSRINPDDFKSVRTIQDVVSAVERLMKP from the coding sequence GTGAAAAATAGTAATTCAACGCCAGAAACGGAAAACGGTATGGATACCAAAGTGTTCGATCATATTCGCGACACATTGAACAGCATGTTCGATATCGACAAGAACAAGATCACACCTGAAGCACGTCTTTATGAAGATCTGGATATCGACAGCATCGATGCCGTCGATCTGGTCGTGGAGTTGAAGAGCTTCACTGGCAGCCGCATCAATCCGGATGATTTTAAATCGGTGCGAACCATTCAGGATGTGGTGTCTGCCGTCGAACGGCTCATGAAGCCCTGA